Proteins encoded by one window of Patescibacteria group bacterium:
- a CDS encoding radical SAM protein, producing MRGAFGLQWHLTNRCDQRCRHCYIWRKQNLVGVELEPELEQCYRIADDFISFCRSIECNPVVTVTGGDPMLYPHFWEVMENLHTQGIPSVVLGNPYHLTLDKLLRMKGLGVTSFQLSLDGMEQMHDYFRKKGSFRATLEAIKLINESGIRSMIMSTVSMANYREMEDVVRTCVQHGVGNYAFARYCPTHGDQDQNIPPQEYRKFLERMWAVYQELAEGPTNFSLKDHLFTALLYEKGLFQPTGTPGVVYEGCNCAVRHITLLANGQVYACRRFESLLGSIYEKSFRELFLGDACAKYRQFGKMEGCADCVLLGYCRGCHAVSAGMTGDFFSKDPQCWRCA from the coding sequence TCTGACGAACAGATGCGATCAGCGATGCCGCCATTGCTATATCTGGAGGAAACAGAATCTTGTCGGTGTTGAGCTGGAGCCAGAATTGGAACAGTGTTACAGAATCGCTGACGATTTCATCAGCTTCTGCCGTTCTATCGAGTGCAACCCGGTTGTTACAGTTACTGGCGGTGACCCAATGCTATACCCACATTTCTGGGAGGTTATGGAGAATCTTCATACCCAAGGCATACCTTCTGTAGTTTTGGGCAACCCCTACCACCTGACCCTGGATAAGTTGTTGCGTATGAAGGGGCTGGGAGTAACCAGCTTCCAACTTTCTCTAGATGGAATGGAGCAGATGCACGACTACTTTCGTAAGAAGGGTTCATTCCGAGCGACACTGGAGGCTATCAAGCTGATCAATGAATCGGGTATTCGCAGCATGATTATGTCCACTGTTTCGATGGCCAACTACCGAGAAATGGAAGACGTGGTTAGAACATGCGTCCAGCACGGTGTCGGTAATTACGCCTTTGCTCGGTATTGCCCAACTCACGGCGACCAAGACCAGAACATACCGCCCCAAGAATACCGGAAGTTCTTAGAGAGAATGTGGGCGGTGTACCAGGAGCTGGCTGAAGGACCGACCAACTTCTCTCTCAAGGATCATCTGTTCACGGCGCTGCTCTACGAAAAAGGATTGTTTCAGCCGACCGGAACACCGGGTGTAGTGTATGAGGGTTGCAACTGTGCAGTTCGGCACATCACTCTTCTCGCCAATGGTCAGGTTTACGCTTGCCGACGCTTCGAAAGCCTCTTGGGGAGTATCTACGAAAAGTCGTTTCGGGAGCTATTCCTCGGTGATGCCTGCGCGAAATACCGTCAATTCGGTAAAATGGAAGGCTGTGCCGATTGCGTGTTACTGGGCTACTGCCGCGGTTGCCATGCTGTTTCGGCTGGAATGACAGGCGACTTCTTTTCCAAGGATCCTCAGTGTTGGCGATGTGCTTAG
- a CDS encoding histidine kinase N-terminal 7TM domain-containing protein: MQLNPAIYTNLQVQITELLSFVCFIVLLVVGILVLGKSKRRKSFVYFGLLTLSLSIWTLTNFIADITGDIDTATLWTKLTFFGPAFSPTLFLLFSYSFLKIQSGLSKKVVALLFLPSVVITALLPFGFNVKSIEYVANRGYTTNVGPLYIWYAGYLIVFAIIGLRRLILLYNSTKSRIIKIQLRLIFLGVASTTMFSLLFNLVLPSFGDKNNYYLGVVGATIFTVLVSYAILRYRFMNIKIILRKGAVQAIVMAIQLIVYGHLIIFANNVLVDTYHWTTVIANFISVFVIALTFVPVRKWLLILVNSIFFSKTPSTKAIIQEVREKISGSVELDKLFSSLTAEIEKVVAVKEIKYFIVNKRARVFDRVGGGQTMPPEASLPQWFKDSQNIIVRDEIPYLVQELPIVNQPLLERCQKELEEAHSEMAIPFGTKNNLLGLALLGEKVNMESYTKEEIDLLQAVGREATYALDGAILYKEALERIGITT; this comes from the coding sequence ATGCAATTGAATCCTGCTATATATACAAATTTGCAGGTTCAGATTACTGAACTTCTTTCTTTTGTTTGTTTTATTGTTCTTTTAGTAGTGGGGATACTTGTGTTGGGAAAAAGTAAAAGACGAAAGTCGTTTGTTTATTTCGGCTTGCTTACATTATCGTTATCCATTTGGACATTAACTAATTTTATAGCCGATATTACGGGTGATATAGATACCGCGACGCTTTGGACAAAGTTAACTTTCTTTGGGCCTGCTTTCTCCCCAACTTTGTTTTTACTCTTTTCTTATTCTTTTCTAAAAATACAGAGCGGTTTATCGAAAAAGGTGGTTGCGTTGCTGTTTCTCCCGTCGGTTGTTATAACTGCTTTGTTGCCATTCGGGTTCAATGTTAAAAGCATAGAATATGTCGCGAATAGAGGTTATACGACCAATGTTGGGCCATTATACATTTGGTATGCCGGGTACTTAATTGTATTTGCAATTATAGGATTACGTAGGCTCATTTTACTCTACAATTCGACTAAATCAAGAATAATTAAAATTCAGCTAAGACTAATATTCCTCGGCGTGGCATCGACAACGATGTTTTCGCTACTTTTTAATCTGGTATTGCCATCATTTGGTGATAAAAATAACTACTATTTAGGCGTGGTCGGCGCCACAATATTTACAGTGCTTGTATCATATGCAATTCTGCGTTATCGATTCATGAATATCAAGATAATTTTGCGTAAAGGCGCGGTTCAGGCGATTGTAATGGCTATCCAGCTGATTGTTTACGGCCATCTTATAATATTCGCAAACAATGTTCTAGTGGATACATATCATTGGACTACAGTAATTGCCAATTTTATCTCTGTCTTTGTAATTGCGCTGACATTTGTTCCGGTTCGTAAGTGGTTATTAATATTGGTTAATTCAATTTTCTTTTCCAAGACACCGAGCACAAAAGCCATTATCCAGGAAGTCCGAGAGAAAATATCCGGTTCGGTGGAATTAGATAAACTATTTAGCAGCCTGACCGCGGAAATAGAAAAAGTGGTGGCCGTAAAGGAGATAAAGTACTTTATCGTTAACAAGCGAGCGCGAGTATTCGATCGGGTTGGCGGTGGCCAGACAATGCCACCAGAAGCATCTCTTCCGCAGTGGTTCAAAGATTCTCAAAATATTATCGTACGCGATGAGATACCATACCTGGTTCAGGAATTACCAATTGTCAATCAGCCATTACTTGAGCGTTGTCAAAAAGAGTTGGAAGAGGCGCACTCCGAAATGGCCATACCGTTTGGAACAAAGAATAACCTACTTGGGCTTGCACTTCTGGGAGAAAAAGTAAATATGGAATCATATACTAAAGAGGAAATTGATCTATTGCAGGCCGTGGGTCGTGAGGCAACCTACGCGCTCGACGGAGCGATATTATATAAAGAAGCCTTAGAACGGATTGGGATAACGACGTAA
- a CDS encoding methyltransferase domain-containing protein has translation MNNPTESCNPLLNSFWQKLVPKTWYLDLGAGFGRDALFMARHGFQVVAVEKSPEKVERIRQMPSFNELAIELYSMRAEDFELKKNKYSVINANNVLQFIEKAKAIELIERMKDNLIIGGYLLISCFTVYDPSYEKFKERCYFKDGELRIYFDGWEILHYEEGIIDDRGHPGMELPHKHGIVKMVAHKK, from the coding sequence ATGAATAATCCAACTGAATCATGTAATCCGTTATTAAATTCATTTTGGCAAAAATTAGTTCCAAAAACGTGGTATTTAGACTTGGGTGCTGGTTTTGGCCGCGACGCATTATTTATGGCCCGGCATGGTTTTCAAGTTGTGGCAGTGGAAAAATCACCAGAAAAGGTTGAGCGTATCAGACAAATGCCAAGCTTTAACGAGTTGGCGATCGAACTTTATAGCATGCGGGCGGAGGATTTTGAATTAAAGAAAAATAAATACTCGGTAATTAACGCCAACAACGTACTACAGTTTATCGAGAAGGCAAAAGCGATCGAGCTTATTGAGCGGATGAAAGACAACCTAATCATCGGCGGATACTTACTCATTTCATGTTTTACTGTTTACGATCCGTCATACGAAAAGTTTAAAGAAAGGTGTTATTTCAAAGATGGTGAGTTGCGTATATATTTTGACGGTTGGGAAATTCTGCATTACGAAGAGGGGATAATCGATGATCGGGGGCATCCTGGTATGGAGCTGCCACATAAACACGGAATTGTTAAAATGGTAGCTCATAAAAAGTAA